In one window of Drosophila mauritiana strain mau12 chromosome X, ASM438214v1, whole genome shotgun sequence DNA:
- the LOC117146356 gene encoding seminase, producing the protein MAAVVESLQLILLAIAVRWGDALHRGIPVQQQNYGYVMQIYGPQFLAAGSLFSARYVLTVAHCFKKNTKPEELSVRAGYRWIAWEFRGKPVAGLLRHPKFSPLSLRNDIAVLRVKAAVTHSHKINYIGLCSRPLTPLNTFAPPQELAGWNLMHITQPLKSMSVQVEPEKNCRQWFPQISGGVTCASATKGEGLCYGDSGDPLISEGEVCGLAIAFRKCGDKRYPALFTEVHYHRAFIAKAVLTLDREMLSRSRS; encoded by the coding sequence ATGGCAGCTGTAGTGGAGTCGCTGCAGCTTATCCTCCTTGCCATCGCAGTCAGATGGGGTGATGCCCTTCATCGGGGAATCCCGGTGCAGCAGCAAAACTACGGCTATGTGATGCAGATCTACGGTCCACAGTTCCTGGCGGCCGGATCGCTGTTCAGTGCCCGATACGTCTTAACGGTGGCTCACTGTTTCAAGAAGAATACCAAGCCGGAGGAGCTGTCAGTGCGCGCGGGCTACAGGTGGATAGCCTGGGAGTTCAGGGGCAAGCCAGTGGCGGGACTCCTGCGCCACCCGAAGTTTTCGCCCCTATCCCTGCGAAACGACATCGCCGTGCTGAGGGTCAAGGCGGCCGTTACGCATTCCCACAAGATCAACTACATCGGCCTGTGCTCGCGACCATTGACCCCTCTTAACACGTTCGCACCGCCGCAAGAGCTTGCAGGCTGGAATTTGATGCATATCACCCAGCCCCTTAAATCTATGAGTGTTCAAGTGGAACCCGAGAAAAACTGTCGTCAATGGTTTCCCCAGATCTCGGGCGGCGTGACCTGCGCCTCAGCCACGAAGGGAGAGGGGCTGTGCTATGGGGACTCCGGGGATCCCCTGATCAGCGAAGGAGAAGTATGCGGTCTGGCAATAGCCTTTCGAAAATGCGGAGATAAGCGGTATCCCGCCCTCTTCACGGAGGTTCACTACCATCGCGCCTTTATCGCAAAAGCCGTGCTAACCTTGGACAGGGAAATGCTGAGCAGGTCACGGAGCTGA